A single window of [Clostridium] hylemonae DSM 15053 DNA harbors:
- a CDS encoding MerR family transcriptional regulator, translating into MEYSIRELSDMAGVSARTLRYYDEIGLLKPLSTTEAGYRYYGRNEVALLQQILFYRERGFDLKCIRSILYEDGFDIMSALEDHLLGLYEEKRHVDALIRTVKQTISSMKGECSMNDKEKFEVFKENMVKENEEKYGAEARQKYGDESVDASNRKVLNMTEKEYERFEELGGEIRRLLEEGVRSGIKPDGEEAGSIAALHKEWLCMTWKQYTPEAHRGITRMYVEDERFRAYYDKEEQGCAALLKEAVDHWAD; encoded by the coding sequence ATGGAGTATAGTATAAGAGAACTGTCGGACATGGCCGGAGTGAGTGCACGCACTCTGCGCTACTACGATGAAATAGGTCTCTTAAAGCCGCTCTCTACCACAGAGGCCGGATACCGTTATTACGGCAGAAACGAAGTGGCATTGCTGCAGCAGATCTTATTTTACCGGGAGCGGGGATTTGACCTGAAGTGTATACGGAGTATTCTCTATGAGGACGGTTTTGATATTATGAGCGCATTGGAGGATCACCTTCTGGGGCTTTACGAGGAAAAAAGGCACGTGGATGCCTTGATCCGGACAGTAAAGCAGACCATATCGTCAATGAAGGGAGAATGCAGCATGAACGATAAAGAAAAATTTGAAGTGTTCAAAGAGAACATGGTAAAAGAGAACGAAGAAAAATACGGAGCCGAGGCACGTCAGAAGTATGGAGATGAATCTGTGGATGCGTCCAACCGGAAGGTGCTGAACATGACAGAGAAAGAGTATGAACGGTTTGAAGAACTTGGCGGCGAGATACGCAGACTGCTGGAGGAAGGCGTCCGATCAGGTATAAAACCGGACGGTGAAGAAGCCGGCAGCATTGCGGCGCTGCACAAAGAATGGCTCTGTATGACCTGGAAGCAGTATACGCCTGAGGCGCACAGAGGTATCACACGCATGTACGTGGAAGATGAACGGTTCCGGGCATACTATGACAAGGAAGAACAAGGCTGCGCGGCACTGCTCAAAGAGGCTGTGGACCACTGGGCAGACTGA